One Trichoderma asperellum chromosome 5, complete sequence genomic region harbors:
- a CDS encoding uncharacterized protein (EggNog:ENOG41~TransMembrane:1 (n6-16c20/21o171-189i)~SECRETED:SignalP(1-20)): MLFKSSLLAFLALQVFGAVAQEEPAEQVIEPATLNADIRTSFPDSDILGLKLVNGRTTTALVEVTNNEDGPIQFLFANGALWTPEDLAEDVPAYQGIVRNLTVVQYSLEIEPGETKSFPYSFVLDMMPQDVRLRLLAVFTNAKGTVFQVPAYEGSTSIVEAPTSFLDPQIIFLYLVLTAAFGGTLYFVYKTWIEALFPQAKKTRAPKKPVQKPVDPADALSGSESAGKSYDESWIPDHHINRPVAKRVKSSASKKKVVE, from the exons ATGCTGTTCAAGTCGTCTCTCCTCGCTTTTCTGGCCTTGCAGGTCTTTGGCGCAGTTGCTCAAGAG GAGCCTGCTGAGCAAGTGATCGAGCCCGCCACCCTCAATGCCGACATCAGAACCTCGTTCCCCGACTCCGACATCCTCGGCCTCAAGCTGGTCAATGGCCGCACCACGACGGCCCTCGTCGAGGTCACCAACAACGAAGACGGCCCCATCCAGTTCCTCTTCGCCAATGGCGCGCTGTGGACGCCCGAGGACCTCGCCGAGGACGTCCCCGCCTACCAGGGCATCGTGCGCAACTTGACAGTCGTGCAGTACAGCCTGGAGATTGAGCCTGGCGAGACCAAGTCGTTCCCGTACTCGTTTGTGCTCGACATGATGCCCCAGGATGTCCGTCTGCGCCTCCTCGCCGTCTTCACCAACGCCAAGGGCACCGTCTTCCAGGTCCCTGCCTACGAGGGCAGCACCTCCATTGTCGAGGCTCCCACCAGCTTTCTCGATCCTCAAAT CATCTTCCTGTACCTTGTCCTCACTGCCGCCTTCGGAGGCACCCTCTACTTCGTCTACAAGACCTGGATCGAGGCGTTGTTCccccaggccaagaagacTCGCGCCCCCAAGAAGCCCGTCCAGAAGCCCGTCGATCCCGCCGATGCCCTCTCTGGCTCCGAGTCCGCCGGCAAGTCCTACGACGAGAGCTGGATCCCCGACCACCACATCAACCGCCCTGTCGCCAAGCGCGTAAAGTCTAGcgccagcaagaagaaggttgTCGAGTAA
- a CDS encoding uncharacterized protein (TransMembrane:2 (o665-685i697-719o)): MEGRLTVSEALRDSIKYWSKFVSKCLTKRLDASTFEDYVRLVQSKHRLPPEIIADFFMRPLKSRCFSPDPRIPPYVSVLTKLRYTDAVSILRALYRYSSLHALVPEQAQQDGDEANGEGATKQDANKVSSIRWKSSSWLEEVMFYHVIKLLVEGTAFRDSRTALELIHISSKWMALFTTASNSMTADMLSGGLQDPQVRHEMETAWGALVPLVLRLVDNAAFVKVVSQPSAKGTRKMFSESLASFVQVIQQSPQLPQFQQFINKLELFRTEVLAPLDPVDKSKQAANAVMDDILDSTVGVENLVIPEIPISNTRAGLYIYLSASLVGRPLIDDHAFFSYLNNRYQGDVQQSAVDLILASFDLLANAVFRNEGPRDAQLLRSFLINKVPLILAQLCPPGFSTPSAEFCITQALPHVDTSVFPTASLMFDESRNNNPYTESVREEFCSACALHGLIEREHVERILGESSMSYEPSQEKYSKEKLVQSCLSDPDKIQALIRDMDKMDGNVGAVCQALVELLRQLCHSKETMSLKLLCSQLVQKPQSLDVLLLFEKLPTILEPICQLLDGWRYEEDQGEYQPVYEEFGAILLLVLAFAYRYSLSPADIGIISPDSNVAKIIGRAHISRELDELSEQENGHLGGWIHGLFDSDAGGLGDDLMSSCPPADFYLLIASLFQNIVIAYTQGFLTDDALRSGVEYLIDTFLLPSLIPAIRFLSDYLWVEQKEQKSIIKILQLILLPTSISGEATTMLASVKGIVAKPLEHSLRAYQRQDPKNQDIEPLLRVLKDSLPFSRRTGAAEHQELEMWATSSSSGLSGAAKHLIQGLVQWCVHTDETAMPTSYTHRQVIATLKIVGARRFLRVILEEIRQQTLAGNGSLVYDVATALVCAPNVSNELPPTSGLLDEAGNMLPILQRPLTLREVLKMEAEDYRKLQKKDAELAEIVVRLHRRVEAQMVLPPPPMLQAADMQLDLAGDATNLEDSIVVAAGVQGDGTMSMDGVGSLDMSLGGISSDLGLGGPGSSGGLDASAEADLFGSLDDTDMDVFDGWGGMDLGGP; encoded by the exons ATGGAGGGGCGCCTCACGGTCAGCGAGGCCCTTCGCGACTCTATCAAATACTGGTCCAAGTTCGTCTCCAAATGCTTGACCAAGCGCCTCGACGCGAGCACCTTTGAGGACTATGTGCGACTAGTCCAATCCAAGCATCGGCTGCCCCCCGAGATCATCGCCGACTTTTTTATGCGCCCTCTGAAATCCAGGTGCTTCAGCCCCGACCCGCGAATCCCTCCATACGTCTCGGTTCTCACTAAGCTGCGGTATACCGACGCAGTGTCCATTCTCCGGGCGTTATATAGATATTCTTCGCTCCATGCGCTGGTGCCGGAGCAAGCACAGCAAGACGGAGACGAGGCCAATGGAGAGGGAGCGACCAAACAAGATGCCAATAAAGTATCCTCCATCAGGTGGAAGAGCTCGTCCTGGCTTGAGGAGGTGATGTTTTATCATGTCATCAAGCTCCTCGTTGAGGGAACTGCTTTCAGAGATTCTCGCACGGCATTGGAGCTCATCCATATCAGTTCCAAGTGGATGGCGCTATTTACCACGGCGTCTAATTCCATGACTGCGGACATGCTGAGCGGCGGCTTGCAAGATCCACAGGTTCGGCATGAAATGGAGACTGCTTGGGGTGCTCTTGTCCCTCTAGTGCTTCGGCTGGTTGACAATGCCGCCTTTGTCAAGGTCGTTAGCCAACCGTCTGCCAAAG GGACTCGAAAAATGTTCTCGGAGAGCCTTGCATCGTTTGTACAGGTTATACAGCAATCGCCACAGCTACCGCAGTTCCAGCAATTTATCAACAAGCTTGAACTGTTTAGAACCGAGGTTTTGGCTCCATTAGACCCGGTGGACAAGAGCAAGCAAGCTGCCAACGCTGTCATGGACGATATCCTAGACTCTACAGTGGGCGTAGAGAACTTGGTCATTCCGGAGATACCAATATCCAACACTCGTGCAGGATTGTACATATACCTTAGTGCCTCG CTTGTTGGCCGACCATTAATAGATGACCATGCCTTCTTTtcatatttaaataatagataTCAG GGAGACGTTCAACAAAGTGCTGTTGATCTGATTTTGGCGTCTTTTGACCTGCTTGCAAATGCCGTCTTCAGAAATGAGGGGCCCAGAGACGCACAGCTATTACGGTCCTTCTTGATAAACAAGGTGCCCTTGATACTCGCCCAACTATGCCCCCCTGGCTTTTCAACGCCTTCTGCCGAGTTTTGTATTACCCAGGCACTTCCCCATGTCGATACAAGCGTGTTCCCTACAGCGTCACTCATGTTTGATGAATCACGTAACAATAATCCATACACGGAGAGTGTCCGAGAGGAGTTTTGCTCGGCTTGCGCTCTCCATGGACTGATTGAACGAGAGCATGTAGAGCGGATCCTGGGAGAAAGCTCCATGTCATACGAACCTTCCCAGGAAAAGTATTCCAAGGAAAAGCTTGTTCAGAGCTGCCTATCGGACCCAGACAAAATACAAGCCCTCATTCGCGACATGGATAAGATGGATGGTAATGTTGGAGCAGTGTGTCAGGCCCTTGTAGAG CTGCTGCGGCAACTGTGTCACAGCAAAGAGACAATGTCACTGAAACTCCTTTGCAGCCAATTGGTACAGAAACCCCAGTCCCTAGATGTTCTGCTCTTGTTTGAGAAGCTGCCGACCATCTTGGAGCCTATATGTCAGCTATTGGACGGCTGGCGATACGAGGAAGACCAAGGAGAGTATCAACCTGTTTACGAAGAATTCGGGGCTATTCTGCTGTTGGTGCTGGCCTTTGCCTACCGATATAGCCTATCTCCAGCAGACATTGGCATCATTTCCCCAGATTCAAATGTTGCCAAAATCATTGGCCGAGCTCACATTAGCCGTGAGCTGGACGAGCTCTCCGAGCAAGAAAATGGACACCTCGGCGGCTGGATTCACGGCCTTTTCGACAGCGATGCGGGCGGGCTTGGAGACGACTTGATGTCATCCTGCCCTCCTGCAGACTTTTATCTCCTCATTGCGTCTCTCTTTCAAAATATTGTCATCGCATATACCCAGGGCTTCCTGACAGACGACGCCCTAAGGTCGGGCGTGGAAT ATTTGATTGATACGTTTCTACTACCGTCCCTCATACCTGCGATTCGGTTCTTGTCTGATTACCTCTGGGTAGAACAGAAGGAGCAGAAGTCTATTATCAAAATCTTGCAGCTCATCCTGTTGCCTACCTCTATTTCGGGCGAAGCTACTACTATGCTTGCGTCGGTCAAGGGAATAGTTGCGAAGCCCCTGGAGCACTCGCTGCGAGCCTACCAGCGACAAGATCCAAAGAATCAGGACATTGAGCCACTACTGAGGGTTCTGAAGGACAGTTTACCCTTTTCGAGGCGAACAGGGGCTGCTGAGCATCAAGAGCTAGAGATGTGGGCAACTAGCTCTAGCAGCGGTCTCTCTGGGGCCGCCAAGCACCTTATCCAGGGGCTTGTTCAGTGGTGTGTGCATACTGACGAAACAGCTATGCCAACCTCGTATACGCATCGACAGGTCATTGCGACCCTCAAAATTGTGGGCGCCAGGAGGTTTCTACGAGTCATCCTGGAGGAAATCCGGCAGCAAACTCTAGCCGGCAACGGGAGCCTTGTCTACGATGTGGCCACGGCACTGGTTTGTGCTCCAAACGTTAGCAATGAGCTCCCGCCTACCAGCGGTCTTTTAGATGAAGCGGGAAACATGCTGCCGATACTGCAGCGACCGCTTACCCTCCGAGAAGTCTTGAAAATGGAGGCTGAGGATTACAggaagctgcagaagaaggacgcCGAGCTGGCAGAGATTGTTGTTCGCCTTCACAGGAGAGTTGAGGCACAGATGGTGTTACCGCCGCCACCTATGCTGCAGGCGGCTGATATGCAATTAGACTTGGCAGGGGATGCGACAAACCTAGAAGATTCCATTGTTGTCGCTGCTGGTGTTCAGGGCGATGGCACGATGTCAATGGATGGTGTTGGGAGCCTGGATATGAGCCTTGGGGGGATTTCGTCTGACCTGGGTCTGGGAGGACCGGGAAGCAGTGGGGGGCTGGATGCCTCAGCAGAGGCCGATTTGTTTGGCAGCCTCGACGACACCGACATGGACGTATTTGATGGATGGGGCGGGATGGATCTTGGGGGACCGTAG